A segment of the Cohnella algarum genome:
AGCTTCAGTCCAACCGGAAGCATTTGCTTGTATTCGGACAATACGATCCTCGCTCCGCTTTGACCGTTAAGAATATCAAGCGCCAGTTCCATCGGCGGGAGCCTGCGTACCCGATTGTCCATAATACGGGCTGGCTGGATGCGACCCAACAAGGAGAAGCCGTCCGTTTTCTATTTCGCAACCGACAGGTGCCGCGCGGTCATGAAAACTCACTGTTTATGCAGCAAGTGCGGACATTGGCGCAGGCGCTCATCAACAACGCCGGACTGAACAAGCCTCTTTTCGGCGGGAAGGAGGACGATGACCGATGATGTTCGCGCTGAACGGCTTGCTTCTGGCGGGCATCCTCATCGCGATTGGCGTCTTGCTCTATTTACGCATGAGCCGCCGCTTGCCGGAGCAGCCGGACGAAAAACCGGCCTACACGCTGGAAGCGATGACCACGTTTGTGAAAGAGGCGCTGCACGAGATGACGAGCAGCAGCCTGATCGACTTCGGCTTGTCGGAAGAAGAATACCGCCGTCGCAAAAACAAGCGCGCAGAACTCAAGAAAGCGCTGCGGGGCTGCACGTCCGGAGATTTGCGGGACAAGGCGTATGTGAAGCAGGTCATCGCCGATTTGCTCGAACAGCGCTACAATCTGGACGACAATAACCTGAATCGGCTTCTGCCGTTTGATGACCCGCAGGCGCTCTCACCGCAAGATCAGTTTGACATCCTGCTCTATCTGTTTAAGAAACAACATCGGTTGAGAGCACTGGACGAACTGATTCAAAAATACGAATTGGATCGCCCCAAACGGAGTATGGAAGACGAAGAAACCGAGTCATATCGGATTACCGCCGACGAAATCCGCGACATTTACAAGCGGGAAGCGCGCAAGCTGTCTGCCGAGGACAAAATGCAGATCGTTGTGCAGCGGATCTATCAGCAATACAAAGGATTCAGCGTCATCGACGAAATCCGCGACATGAAAATCGACGGCGTATCGGGCGGCGTCTCCGGCATCCCGCCCTCGATGTGGGAAGGCGAGTGGAGCCTGGAGGAAGAAGCGCTGCTGCGCGAGGTGCCAAGGTCGCATGACAGCGTGTGGCTGTTTTATAAAGGGAAATCCATTCATTTGAGCTTCCTGTCCTTCGGCTCGGAGCAAGAACTGAGGCGCGTGTGCCAGAACGTGTACAAACATAATTTTCCCGGCCAATTGTCCGAGGCGAACGGCTTTAAGGTGAACGAAATGGCCGACGGCTCCCGCGTCGTCGTGCTGCGCCCCCGGTTCAGCGAATCGTGGGCTTTTTTTGTGCGCAAATTCGATGTGCAAAACGCCGCGCTGGAACAATTGATTCAGGACGACAATGCGGAGTTGCCCATCGGGCTGATCCGATATCTGGTCATGGGCGAGCGCATTACGGCCATCACCGGTGCGCAGGGCAGCGGCAAAACGACGCTCTTGATGGCGATGGTGCGCTACATTCCGGCCATCTTGCCGATTCGGGTGCAGGAAATGAGCTTTGAGCTTCAGCTTCGGAAAATATACCGGGATCGCAACATTTTAAGCCTGCGGGAAACGGAAACGATCTCCGGGCAGGACGGGCTGGACATTCAGAAAAAAACGGACGGCTCGGTCAATATTTTGGGAGAAGTGGCGACCGACCCGGTTGCCGCCTGGATGGTGCAGATGGCGCAGGTCGCTTCGCTGTTCACCTTGTTTACGCATCATGCCAAAACATTCCGCGATCTCGTCTATTCGCTGCGCAACTCGCTGCTGAAGACAGGGGTGTTTACGAACGAAAAAGTGGCCGAGCAGCAGGTCGTCAGCGTCATCAACTTCGACATTCACCTCAGGCGGGACGCGGACGGACATCGCTACATTGAACGAATTACCGAATGCGTCCCGGTGGAGCAGGAAGAGGGCTACCCGGAGACGTTCCGCCACAAAACGACGACCGAGGAGAAAATGACGGCGTTCATGGAGACGATGCTGGAATATTTCCGCCGATCGACGGACCGACCGCTTTACGTCGCGCGGAACGTCATCGAATACCGGGACGGACGCTATGTCGCCGTTCATCCGTTGTCCGAGCGAAGCCGCAAGGAAATCGCTGCATGCCTCGCCGGGCCGGACCAGGCGGCGTTCGAGGCGTTTTTGGCGGTTCACTGGGGGGATAGCGATGAGGCTTGAATGGCTGTCCCTGTTGCTGGGCGCCGCGACGGTATTGTTTCTCGCGATGGTGGCGGCGTTTCAATGGGTATCCCGTCACGGTTCGGACGTGGAGGCCGTTCGGCAGTATGAAGCGCTGCGCAAACCGGGCAAAGCCCGCAAGAAGCAAGCGCTGCACAGCGTGTTGCAGCAGTTGTATCGACTATGCGAACGCGTACCGATTCTACGCGCTTATTTGTACCAACTTCGCAAACGAATGACCATTCTCCAGCTTGGCGACGAATGGAAGCTGCGGCTGGAGACGATGAAGACGGCGCTCCTCATATGGGGCGTGCTGCTCGCGGCGGCTGTTCCGCTGGCGCTCGGCGTGCGCGACCCGGCCGCGCTCGGCATGATTGGCATCGGCTTCTGGGTTGGCCACGGGATCTTTTCGGACAACCTGGTCCATCGGCTGGAGACGCGACTGCTTCGGCAACTCCGGCATTTTTTCTCGGATGTGCGTCATCATTATCATCGTCATGGCATGGTGGAAGAAGCCATTTATGAAGCGGCGGACGGCGCGCCGTATGAGATGGCGCTGCACGGACACGAAATATACGAAGTGCTCACGGCAAGCGACGCCGAGCAGCGGCTGGCGCAGTATATCGAGAGCGCGCCGAACCGCTATTTGCAGGGCTTGGCCGGGCTGTCGCATCTGGTGAAGGAATACGGCGACAAACGAACCGCAGCCGGTTCCGTGTACTTGAAGGCGCTCGGGAAGCTCGCGACAGAACTGAATCTGGAACTGCTGCGCCGCGAGCGCCTCAGTTTCCTGTTGCAAGGACTGACCGCCATCGCGCTGTTGCCACTGCTGTTTACCCGGCCGATCGAAGCTTGGGCCAGCCATTACTTTCCGGCCATGGACGCCTTTTATGCGAGCACGACCGGCTGGATCGTGAAAATCGGCCTGATGGCGGTCGTATGGCTGTCCTACGTTCTGCTGCGGAACATTCAGGAGCTGGACGTGAGTCCAAAACCAACCGGCCGAAAAAGATGGGAGAAACGGGTTTACGAATGGCCGTGGATGCGCTGGCTTGTGCATCGTTTCGGTCCCGCCCCCGGTTCCCGTGAAGCTGACCGCATGGTCAAGCTGCTTAAAGACACCGCGTCGCCGCTTCGGCTGGAATGGCTCTATGTGCAGCGCATCGTGGCGGGGGGCATGGCTTTTCTGGCTGTGCTCGGGATGTTTATGGCGCTTCATGCCGCAAGCCGGCATCAAATCTTGTATGCGCCGGTAAAGCAGGGCATCCTGTTCGGCCAACTTTCGCCGGAAGAGGAAGCCAAGGCGCGCGAGGCGGCGGCGCTCGATCGCCGCATCATCGATCGCGTAAAGGAGGTGAAGCATCGCACCGAAGAAACGGTGATGGCCCTGCTCCGCAGCGAATCGCCAGCAACAAACAAGGACGATCAGCTTCGCGCCGCGGCTCGGCGCATTATGGGCAAGCTCACGAAGCTGGACAATCAGTATGTGAAGTGGTGGGAAGCGCTCCTCGCCGCTCTCGCGGGATGGGGCGGCTACGCCATGCCGGTCGGCGTTCGGATGTTCCAGCGGCGCATGCGGCAGATGGAGATGAAGCATGAAGTGGACCAACTGCATGCCGTCATCGCCATGCTGGCGGATCTGGACCGGATGTCGGTCGAGCATCTGCTCATCTGGATGGAACAGTTTGCCCGCGTGTTCAAGGAACCGCTGCAAACGTGCTTGCTCCATTTCGAACAGGGCGCGGATCAGGCGCTGGCGCAGCTGAAAGAGGATGCGCCGTTTGTGCCGTTCGTCCGCACGGTCGAAAAGCTGGAACTGGCGGCGCAAAGTTTGCCGATTCGGGAAGCGTTCGACGACCTGGAGTCGGAACAGACTTATGCGCAGGAGCAGCGCAAACAGGAGTACGAGCAATTGATCGAGCAAAAGGCAGGCTGGGGAAAATGGATCGGGTTTGCGCCGATGATGGCCCTCATTTTCGGCTATCTGGTCATTCCGCTCGTCATCGTCAGCTTGCACCAGATGTCCGTTTACTACGAACAGCTTCAGCGCATTCAGTAAGCGGACAGGTTGCGGCGCTTTCCAAACGGGAAGCGTCTTTTTTATTTCGAATTTCATTTGAAGGAGAGATCGGTTCATGTCCAACGCGCAAAAAGCACTCGTGATGGCGGCAGGCATTTTTCTTGCCATCGCGCTCATTACCCTTGCCGTCGTATTGTTTATTTCCGCACAAGACTCCACCAAGGCGGCGCAAAGCAATTTCAGCAATATCCAGACGGAGCTGTCGCAAACGGCGTTTACGGTGTACGACAACACGACGTTGTCGGGCAGTCAGGTGGTCAACGCGCTGCGCAAGTTCAGCGATAAAGAAGAGTTCGGCATCCAGATTATCACCGGGAAAAATCCGGCGGGTCAGTGGTATGGCAAGGTGATCAACACGGGTGTTCCGATCGACAGCGTGACCTACGGCTCAGTGGTTGGTGAAGCGCCGGGGCAACTGAGCCATGCGCTCGATGAAGCGAATATCAACTACGTCAATCCGAGCGGCAAATTTCGGGCGCAACTGGTGCATGACAGCAGCAACGTCATTCGCGGCATTGTGTTTCGGCAGCAGTAAGCGTCCTTACAGACATCACACGCTGATGGGGCGTCCTTTCGGGTATAGACGGACGCCCAGTTTTTCCAAGGAGGAAGCCGATGGAACATGCCCCCAGAACGATGCTGGAAATGAGCGTGGCCTGTCTTCTCTTTCTGATGGCCGTAACAAGCGGACTGCTACTCTTTCAAACCGGGGCCGCGCTGAACGCCACCGCCTATGTGTCGGGAAAGTCGCTGGATCGCAACATGCAGATGACGGTTTCACCGCTTTCCGGCGACGGCACCGTATCCGGCGCAGAGGTAGCGCAATCCATTGCCCGGCTGGAGACGGGAGACGCGGAAATTGTGGTGGACGGCGTTCGATACGTGCCGCCGCTCGATCGGGACCAGTTCGTCCCCGCCGGCATTCGCCTGAATGCCCGGTATACGGCAGTCGCCCAGCGAGATGCGTCCGGACAACTGGTGCGTCTCATTTTCGCTTTACGCTAAGGAGAATGCCATGAACAGTATCTCGAAAGTTTTCGCGGCGCTCATTGCCGTTCTTTTGCTCTACCTCTACCCCATTTCCGCAGCCTTCGACCAGCAGGACGATATTTCGGAACTGGTCGTCCTGAAAGCGACGACAACGTTTGTGGATGCAGTGCGGGACAAGGGCTTTGTGTCGCCGAGCATGTATACGGACTTTATGGAGGCGATTGCGGCAACAGGCAACTCCTTCGATGTGCAGATGGAACACGGCAGCAAAAAGTACGTTCCGGTCTACGACGACCCGACAAGGCCGGAGACGTTTCGCGGCAGCTACGAAGTGCACTACGACATGTTTTACAACGCGCAAATTTTGCCTGTTCTGTTCCCGATCAGCGCGGCCGCCAAAGATGATCCGACGCGACGCTATAAGCTGCACGTTGGCGATACGTTTGCGGTTACGGTCAAAAATACGAACCGGACTCCCGGCACCATCCTATTCGATTTTCTAAACCAGGCCATCAGTCCGAACGAAAAAATCTTCATTCCTTACGGCGGGGTGGTGCGCAATGAAATGGATTGAATGGGCCATTGTCGGGGCGCTCATTTTCCTGCCGTTTGCGACCGTGAACCGGATTGAAGTCGAAACGCAGCGGAAGGCGCTATTGACCGAGCTGCGCTATAACGCCGCGCTGGATGCCGCGGTGGATGACGCAGCGCGGATGTTGACCGTCAATGCGAATCAGCAGCGGGAGACGCAATACGAATCGGCCAAGCGGGTAGTGCTGAACAAGGACGAAGCGATTGCCGCTTTTTATCGGACGCTGTACGCAAGCTTCGGCATTGCCGACGATCCCGTTGCCCAAGGCGTACTGGGTCGGTATATCCCGGCTATTGCGGTGATTGGTTACGACGGTTTCTACGTCTATGCCGAGGAGGAGTGGACGGGAGCCGACGGGAACACGGAACGGAAACCGGTTTGGGGAGCGAAGAAGCCGTATGCCTACGCCGATTCATCGGGCAACAGCCTTTCGTTCACGCTGGACGATTTCGTCCTCGCTTACGATGCGGACAGCCGGAGCTGGCACGAAGGCTTGCGGGCCGACGTTAGGCATCAGACGAACATTGCGCTATTAAAGGATGCGGAGCGATTTGAGCAGGTGCGCCGGAGCACCATCGTCCGCGCAATTGAAGACGAACTCGCCTACCGGATCAACAAACACAACGAATCGGTTTCCCGATACGGCTTTTCTTACACCTTCACGCTGCCGACCATTTCGCAGGAGGAATGGCACAATACCGTGGATGACGTCGGGGTGCTTGCCTTTATCCAAGGCATTCCGATGGGAGGCAAGTTTTACAACAACTATGCGCTCGGCGGAAGCCGCGTGCTCAAAAAGCCGGAGATTGTCGGAGCCAGGAAAGGAAGCATGAAAGTGTATTATCGCAGCACATGCGACTTTACTTATCCGGTGGAAGAGACGTTTTCCAGCGAAAAAGCGGCCGCGCAAAAAGGCTATATGCCGCTGGGCTGTCCTGACTCGCCATCTTAACGAGACGGCGGTGATTTCGGAAAGTGGACACGCCGCAAAATCGGCTCTATGATAAAAATAATCGTTGAAACTTTCCAATTACATTGTGATCTTTTTCGAGAGGAGTGTAACGCGTGAGGAAATGGGTATTGTCAGGGCTAGTTGCAGCGATGATGTGTAGCTTGTTCGGGACGGCGGTAAGCGCGTCGAGCAACCTGCCGTCCTACGTCGACGTCGTCATGGACGGACAAAAAATCTGGTTTCCCGATGCGCAGGCGTTTGTCGATGAGAACAATCGGACACTCGTGCCGGTTCGATTCATCGCGGAAAAGATGGGCGCGAAAGTAGGCTGGGAACCTGAAACGATGACCGTACCGATTGAGCGGGACGACCTGCATATTGTGCTTACGATCGGCGAAAGCAAGACGCTCGTCAATGGTAAAGAAGTGGCCTTCGATTCGAAGGCGATCACCAGCGGCGGCCGGACGTTTGTCCCGCTGCGTTTTGTCAGCGAAGCGCTGGGGGCGGAAGTGAATTGGGATAGCCCGACATCGACCGTATTTATTTCCACACAAGAAGATGCCAATGCAAAGTACGATGAATGGGGCCGCCTGATTCGCACAACCAATTTGCCGACGAACGCGAAAGACTATCCGTATATTCTGGCCGATGTGCCGAACGAGATGTATGAAATGGCCTATCCCCATTCTCACCCTACGAATAGTAAGGTTTCATCCGTTTTATACTCGACCATACCAGAATTCAACAAGAAAAATGTGGATATGTGGATGAAATGGTTAAAAACGTTCGGCGCGTTGTGGCTGAACGTGGATTACAAAACGATCGATGATACATGGGCGCAAGCGGTATTTGCCACGAAAGTGCAAAGCTCCAATGCGGAATTGAAATATATCCGGCGGTATGTGGAGTGGGTGAAAGAAAACAAGATTCAGATCGAAGGATACCTTGATCCCGAGCCTTCCATGATCTATCGGAACGGATTCGGCGATAATTATATCCGATCCAAATTCAGGATTAAATTTGTTTCGTTTAAGGAAAGTAAAGACTTGCTCTATGATGAAAGGTTCCCTAACCAACAATCTTTGGAAAAAGGAATTTGGTATGAAGGCTACACCGATATCTCGATGTCCACGAATGTGGGAGGCGATTGGGGGCCAACGTTGAAAGTAAGTCCGAGCGCTAGTTTATTCTACAACCATACGATTAAAAGGATGGAGTAGAGATATGAACAAATTGCATAAACGATTCTTGAGCATGCTGCTGGCATGCTTATTTTTGTTTTTCTCCATTCCAACCTCTGTTTTCGCGGGACCTCCCGATGTCAGAACTGAAAATGGCACCATCAAATTTAAGATCACCAGTACGGCTGCAACATCGTCCATTAAATACAGAACCGTGGGTTGGACGGTGCGCCGTGACCAATTATGTACGAATTCGACGCCCAAGCAGTGCGGCGATCCGAGAAGCGGCCAACACGCTTCTTTTTTGGACCAGCAAGTACGGCAAGTCGGCCAAGAACCGAATCCGCCCATCCCCGGCCAGCCTGTCACGACCTATTACGAAGTCAGCGAGGCGCTCGTCACGGAAGGCATGTGGAAAGCGGGCATGGGCGACATCAAAGACAACGACGACTTATATTTGCATGCCATCATGGTGTCTATCGACGGAAACGGCAACGTGCGCAAAGGGCCATTTTATACGTTAGATGAGATCAAAAGGGCTGAACCTTGGGCGCATCCGGACGACTTGGACGATTATTTCGGCATTCATGTACCCTATCGAAGCGCGGAATTTCCCGTTGATGTCATTGCGAAAACCGTGAACGGAAAAGTCATAGAGCAACCGCAAGTTACGTTTCTAAAGGGCAAGTACAAAGTTGGGGAAACGATCGATCATGAATTTCCCGAAACGATCGAGGACAACGGAAAAACGTATAAAATCGTTCGCTCCTATTTATCGCCCAAGCAGGACCCGGCGCAGAAAGACTGGTTGCAGGAAAATCCCGAAACGAATCCGAAAGTGCGAACGAGAAGCTTTACGGTACATCTGGGCGGAACGGACGCGGTTGCCGAATACGCAGAGAACAATCCGGTGAAGGCCATCTATCAAAAAGAAGACGGCACCAAACTCAAAGAAGTGGACAAAGGCGTTTTCGCAACCGGCGAGGAAGCGAACCATACGTTTGAAGGACAAATCACTTTCGGCGGTCAGACGTATGAAATCATCCGCTCTTACATTACGAACAATAACAAACCCGACGAGAAGTTGTTCGTTCTGGAAAAAGGCGACCCGAAGCTCAAAGAGCGCTCCATTCTGGTGGGATCGGGCGGCTCCAACTTTATCGGCATTTACAAAATTCCCTCCTCGGTAACGGTCGCTTCCCGGATTGAAGCGCCGGAAACGGTCGACCAAAACGTGACCGAAGTGGACGGGGATTTTGTTTTTGAAGTCAAGTCGCTAAAGAATTTGAAGTCATACGAAATTACGGATATTCGAAATGCCAGGCTCGTTCAAACGGGCGACAAAACCGGAAACCTCTCCGGCACGTCAACGAGTAAAACGATTCCGATCAAAATCCCGTTCACGTCCGGAGACAAAGTGAGCGTGCAAATCACCGTCGTCGTGAAGGATGTGGACGGCAATACGGGGGATTCGACATCGGACCATTCGGTGCGTAAAGGCGACGGGGGCGGAGAACCTCAACCGGGCGATTCCCAGCAGGCCGAAGCGATGGAGCCGAACGTTTCTGCCGTCATTCAGGCGGATGCGCGCGGCTCAGAAATATTTGATGTATTGCAAGGCATTCCGACTTCGGAAAGTCTGTATGTGAACGCCTCGGCCAAATCGTACCTGTATCGCAACACGTTCACGGAAACGACCGGTACGAAGCAATACCCGATTTCCGTTAGCCGGACGTATACGTTGCGATGGACGGAATACGTACCCGGCCCGCCCGATGCGAACGGGAATTCGACGACCATTCCGGTCCCGCGTTCCGACACACAGACGGTCACCAAAAACTATTCCATTGAACGAAAGTACAGCTACTGGACGATTCAAAATCTCGAAGTGTACGGTATTCAGAAGGCGACGGTGTCCAATTATGCGCTTCCTTCGGGAACGGTCACGATTATGCCGAACGGCTACACAGCCCCAACCGTTTCCGCCGCGCATGATCCGTCACTTAGTGCGCATATCATCGATCCGGTCTATACGAATGTGACGCTTCCCGGACAAACGATTTCCGGCGGTTCCAGCCGGCCTTCCGTACCGAACGAGGACTGGAAGACAACTGCAGAAAGCGCCATCGGCAAGATCAAGGTGAAAAACGACTCGTTCGTTTTTAACGGAAATACAATCATGGACAACCGGACCGTTGAGGAAAAAGCGCCGACGCCGGGGGCGATACCGTCCCCGCCGATGATTTGGCAAGATGTGCTGTACGGCAAAGGTTACCTCATTGACGCTTCCAAAACGAACAAAGTCAATCAGCCGAGTACCGGCACCATATCGTATTCCCTGATTAAAGGCATCGGTGGCGGAGCAAACAAAACGTTTTCCATTGTCGGTATCAACCCGGTAACCGTGCATACGCCGGTGGTGAACTACGCCTCGGTGTCGGACGATCAGGCCCACAACCAGAAAACGCAGCCGACTGCCGGGCGGTCGGCGCTCATTCTGGACCGGCCCTTCACCGTGACGATTCCGACAAGCGGCCCGCACAAGGATATCAAGGGTTACGGCAACCGGGATTATGCCAAGTATGTGAGGGACAAGCAGGTACGCTTTCCGTTCGATGTGTACAAAGCGGATCGCACAACGCTCGTCCCCAAGGAAACGTGGGTATCCATCCCGGTCGGCCAGATGCAGACAACCTTCTATTTACCCGTTTGGGTGGACGAGGGCCATTATGACGTGTTATTCCGAACGTTTGCCGAGAATAGTCCGGCCTCCTTTACGTCCCAGATGAATGCCAATCTGGACTTGTCCAACCATGTGGCTACGCAGGTGGTTCCAGTGGAAGTGATCGGACGTCTCTATGATTTCCGCATCACCGACATTGCCGATTTTGCCTGGGAATCGGTGTTCCGCACCCAAAAGGGCAGCGCGACGCCGACAGGAAACGCCTACTGGGTCGGCACGAAAGGCATTGACGGCGCACCGCGCGGCAATACCCCTCCTTACGTGCTGCCGGTACGGCAAGGCAGTCACCCGGAGAGCGGCAAGAAAAATGTTGCGGTCAAAACGGGTTACCATGTCAAATTCGAAGTCATGACGAAAGGCAACATGTTCGGCTCGGGCGACGGCATCCTCATTACACCGACGTTTTATTTTGTGGACAGCAAGGGGAAGAACAGGCAGGAAGTCGATCTCTACTATCATTCAGGCAGTCAGCGGTTTATTCGTATTGGCTCCAGCGACGATGTGGAGAAACGGTATGTGACGCTCGACGCTCGCCTGCGCAATGTGCCGAAGCAGGAGTTGACCGGCACCGCCGCAACGCTTTGGTCGCTGAACGGTTCGCCCGGAGCGAGGCAGACGTTTATCGATCAATATGTAAAGGATGCGCAGAAGCCGACCTATGTGGGCGGCTACGATATCATGCTGCTGCCGCCTCAGCTTCGGACGTTTGTCGGAAGCACGCAGGTGCCCTCCGGCATCGATGCGGCCCGCGCCAACGCTTCGGTGCAAAAGTGGTTTGGCGATTACAGCGTGCCCGCCGCGCCGTATGTGGTGCCCAAAGGTTTCAATCTGGCGGAATACGGTCGCACGCACCGGCTGGATGACAATGCGCCTATCTTCCTGAAGGATGGGTATATCATCGTCAATTTTAATCTGGAAACGATCCGTAACAAGGACTTGAACCATCCTCATTTGCAGTATATATACGGGCCGCTGAACAACCAATGGCAGATGGAAGGATTTCAGCGCAGCTTCACCGATCCATATGGCGTGACATTTCAGTTAAAAGACGGCGACATTGTGTTTTACCATGCGAATTTATCCTCCTATGACGATTATGGTACAGGGGGAACCCATTAGTGTACTTCTACCAGCCGGGAGGAAGAGAACATGCTGGAAAGATTGCAAATGGCCGTGTCGGAGGATGCGGCCTATTTCTATTCCGCTTCAACGGACAAGGATACAGCACGTGGATGCATCGGTCATCTGCGCGGCTATTTCGGCAGCAGCGGCGAGACGTTCTGGTCAACCTGGTTCGAACACTCGCCTTCGCTAAAAACCCCTACATTCCGAGCGGAACTGGATGAGGTTGTGCAGACATTGACAGAGCAGGGACTGCTCCAAAGCCGCAACCAGATGCACCGTTTTTGCCTGTCGCATCCGGAGGCACGTTTATCGGGGGCTTGGCATTCCGGGGTATACGGTTTTTGTTTTCAAACAGAGCAACATCGGTACTACCTTCGTTGTTTCCCGCACGCTGGAGACTACAATTTCTATCTGTATTGCTACGTCCAGCCGGATCGTTTGACTGAACGGTTGTCGCGCACCCCCCTTTCGAAGGAAACACCGGAGAAGTCGGAACGTTAGCGTCTACTGAGGAGGGAGCCTATGAGTGATCTAATCCGTTATAAACTGCTGGCCAAAGCGAAAGTTTCTCCTGCCGCAAAGCTATTGTATAGCTATCTGATGGACTATGCAGGCGGACGGCAAGGTTCCGTCTTTTTGTCCAACAAGAAGCTGGCCTTGGAGGTGGGAGTTTCTCCATCCACAGTCCGCCGAAATCTGCATCTGTTGCAGCACATCGGATTCCTTCGGATTTCGGCCCGTTATTCCGAGGAAGGCATTCGCCTGACCAATCATATTACGCTTCTGTAAGGGAGGTGCTCTCATGACTGCCAAGTTGCAGCGCATCGTTGAGCTAGCTGCCAGCACGGCTCGCACGGTGACGAACCAGCCTGAGCGCTGGGCGGATTTTTTGCGGACGGCAGCCTGGAACTATAAATATCCGTTTCAGGATCAATTGTTGATCTACGCCCAACGTCCTGATGCGACGGCTTGTGCGCCGATTGAGGTATGGAACAAACGGCTGGATCGTTGGGTGAAACGCGGTGCCAAAGGGATCGCCCTGATCGAAGATCGAGGAAACCACTTGGGCCTGCGTCATGTGTTTGATGTATCGGATACCCGGAGCAGACGCCAACCAGAGTTATCGCTATGGCGCTTGCAGGATAGCGATACGGCTCATGTTATCGAAACGCTGGAAAATGCATTCGGCGCGTCGGATGAGACGGAATCGCATGCGGATCTGCCCGTTGTTCTCCTTGCCGCCGCGCGGAATGCGGTGGATGATAACAGCGCCGATTATATGGCCCAGTTGATCAAAGAGCGGGAGCACAGTTTGCTGGAGGACCTGGACATTTCGCATGTAGAGCTGTTGTTCAAGCAAGCTGCCGAAAAGGCCGTCGCTTACATGGCGATGACCCGTTGCGGACTCGATCCCGCACAATATGTCAGTATCGAGGATTTGTCCGGCATCGGATATTTCAACACGCTTCCTGCATTGTCCCATTTGGGCGCAGCAATCAGCGATGTGTCCGAGATGATGCTGCGGGAAGTGGAATCGACCGTCCGGGCGCTGCGCCGGGATGCACAGCGAATGAATGTAGAGCGTTCGTCTCGCACCCTTGCAAGACCCGATTCCTTGCCGCACAATGAAGCTACTCGACAAGAAAGGAAGGATGAACATGGA
Coding sequences within it:
- a CDS encoding ABC transporter permease encodes the protein MSNAQKALVMAAGIFLAIALITLAVVLFISAQDSTKAAQSNFSNIQTELSQTAFTVYDNTTLSGSQVVNALRKFSDKEEFGIQIITGKNPAGQWYGKVINTGVPIDSVTYGSVVGEAPGQLSHALDEANINYVNPSGKFRAQLVHDSSNVIRGIVFRQQ
- a CDS encoding copper amine oxidase N-terminal domain-containing protein, which translates into the protein MRKWVLSGLVAAMMCSLFGTAVSASSNLPSYVDVVMDGQKIWFPDAQAFVDENNRTLVPVRFIAEKMGAKVGWEPETMTVPIERDDLHIVLTIGESKTLVNGKEVAFDSKAITSGGRTFVPLRFVSEALGAEVNWDSPTSTVFISTQEDANAKYDEWGRLIRTTNLPTNAKDYPYILADVPNEMYEMAYPHSHPTNSKVSSVLYSTIPEFNKKNVDMWMKWLKTFGALWLNVDYKTIDDTWAQAVFATKVQSSNAELKYIRRYVEWVKENKIQIEGYLDPEPSMIYRNGFGDNYIRSKFRIKFVSFKESKDLLYDERFPNQQSLEKGIWYEGYTDISMSTNVGGDWGPTLKVSPSASLFYNHTIKRME
- a CDS encoding DUF5704 domain-containing protein → MGDIKDNDDLYLHAIMVSIDGNGNVRKGPFYTLDEIKRAEPWAHPDDLDDYFGIHVPYRSAEFPVDVIAKTVNGKVIEQPQVTFLKGKYKVGETIDHEFPETIEDNGKTYKIVRSYLSPKQDPAQKDWLQENPETNPKVRTRSFTVHLGGTDAVAEYAENNPVKAIYQKEDGTKLKEVDKGVFATGEEANHTFEGQITFGGQTYEIIRSYITNNNKPDEKLFVLEKGDPKLKERSILVGSGGSNFIGIYKIPSSVTVASRIEAPETVDQNVTEVDGDFVFEVKSLKNLKSYEITDIRNARLVQTGDKTGNLSGTSTSKTIPIKIPFTSGDKVSVQITVVVKDVDGNTGDSTSDHSVRKGDGGGEPQPGDSQQAEAMEPNVSAVIQADARGSEIFDVLQGIPTSESLYVNASAKSYLYRNTFTETTGTKQYPISVSRTYTLRWTEYVPGPPDANGNSTTIPVPRSDTQTVTKNYSIERKYSYWTIQNLEVYGIQKATVSNYALPSGTVTIMPNGYTAPTVSAAHDPSLSAHIIDPVYTNVTLPGQTISGGSSRPSVPNEDWKTTAESAIGKIKVKNDSFVFNGNTIMDNRTVEEKAPTPGAIPSPPMIWQDVLYGKGYLIDASKTNKVNQPSTGTISYSLIKGIGGGANKTFSIVGINPVTVHTPVVNYASVSDDQAHNQKTQPTAGRSALILDRPFTVTIPTSGPHKDIKGYGNRDYAKYVRDKQVRFPFDVYKADRTTLVPKETWVSIPVGQMQTTFYLPVWVDEGHYDVLFRTFAENSPASFTSQMNANLDLSNHVATQVVPVEVIGRLYDFRITDIADFAWESVFRTQKGSATPTGNAYWVGTKGIDGAPRGNTPPYVLPVRQGSHPESGKKNVAVKTGYHVKFEVMTKGNMFGSGDGILITPTFYFVDSKGKNRQEVDLYYHSGSQRFIRIGSSDDVEKRYVTLDARLRNVPKQELTGTAATLWSLNGSPGARQTFIDQYVKDAQKPTYVGGYDIMLLPPQLRTFVGSTQVPSGIDAARANASVQKWFGDYSVPAAPYVVPKGFNLAEYGRTHRLDDNAPIFLKDGYIIVNFNLETIRNKDLNHPHLQYIYGPLNNQWQMEGFQRSFTDPYGVTFQLKDGDIVFYHANLSSYDDYGTGGTH
- a CDS encoding helix-turn-helix domain-containing protein — translated: MSDLIRYKLLAKAKVSPAAKLLYSYLMDYAGGRQGSVFLSNKKLALEVGVSPSTVRRNLHLLQHIGFLRISARYSEEGIRLTNHITLL
- a CDS encoding ATPase, T2SS/T4P/T4SS family, yielding MMFALNGLLLAGILIAIGVLLYLRMSRRLPEQPDEKPAYTLEAMTTFVKEALHEMTSSSLIDFGLSEEEYRRRKNKRAELKKALRGCTSGDLRDKAYVKQVIADLLEQRYNLDDNNLNRLLPFDDPQALSPQDQFDILLYLFKKQHRLRALDELIQKYELDRPKRSMEDEETESYRITADEIRDIYKREARKLSAEDKMQIVVQRIYQQYKGFSVIDEIRDMKIDGVSGGVSGIPPSMWEGEWSLEEEALLREVPRSHDSVWLFYKGKSIHLSFLSFGSEQELRRVCQNVYKHNFPGQLSEANGFKVNEMADGSRVVVLRPRFSESWAFFVRKFDVQNAALEQLIQDDNAELPIGLIRYLVMGERITAITGAQGSGKTTLLMAMVRYIPAILPIRVQEMSFELQLRKIYRDRNILSLRETETISGQDGLDIQKKTDGSVNILGEVATDPVAAWMVQMAQVASLFTLFTHHAKTFRDLVYSLRNSLLKTGVFTNEKVAEQQVVSVINFDIHLRRDADGHRYIERITECVPVEQEEGYPETFRHKTTTEEKMTAFMETMLEYFRRSTDRPLYVARNVIEYRDGRYVAVHPLSERSRKEIAACLAGPDQAAFEAFLAVHWGDSDEA